Proteins encoded in a region of the Tubulanus polymorphus chromosome 10, tnTubPoly1.2, whole genome shotgun sequence genome:
- the LOC141912109 gene encoding uncharacterized protein LOC141912109 → MKNKHLRLFAYNFVLLVKPPAAFVRKVCHSKHTVEDIHNLFHSFQNCAFLEYLYLRGAWLPEAISLTASILKYLPVQNLKVLSLMYNRIPEIDIGFFRGFKRLKILEMNYCKTNFKKRQFEGLVNLRRIDLTRNNMRNLNMTQFLISSPKLREFNAVNSVGLTCFDSRLLFAENNRLLSLLLSCSVTGQFSAESPCRGPRGYLDRNFYLRKDITNLRKLRYLMFEITSSFVFLCLKSFDLLPESMTLITIRNLAGASDMYKKRTLHNACESLMWNRTFHKLTWFVLAGTIIGNCPSRVLRHILTRVPSLEYLELSRNGIRHLDGTTFETAPNLKFLRLKHNRLTMIQPGLLKPLKNLRVLDLASNQLKTFDPTEIMNLKHFKSIFLLGNTFECDCQLRKLQNWLKELGSRRPKKHYHYDFIAEAIHNLTTLKLLCNSPRKLSGVPIPNFQLHWIECDNHKDIVISLSTLCVAAIIMAIGRIVAKKRWEIFYWWMVKINRFLPKLLRIATVSRSDDMKFDGFLSHSMEDLQFVYLDFIPEIEKSKDFASKFCIEFRDFTIGAYIQQNNIDAIYGSRWVVFLLTESFIEERWVEFVISMAANRCVEEGNNIILVLDIDHIPESRMPESLRTIISNVVYMKYPRDDKARSTFWKKVRLTLIGKQRKFIQPANMYRSNR, encoded by the coding sequence ATGAAGAATAAGCATCTGAGATTATTCGCTTACAATTTTGTTCTGTTAGTCAAACCTCCAGCGGCATTTGTCAGAAAGGTGTGTCATTCAAAGCACACTGTCGAagatattcataatttatttcattctttcCAAAATTGCGCTTTCttagaatatttatatttacgaGGTGCGTGGCTGCCTGAAGCAATTTCGTTGACCgcatcaatattgaaatatttacctGTACAGAATTTGAAGGTTTTAAGCCTAATGTATAATCGGATACCCGAAATAGATATAGGCTTTTTTCGTGGGTTCAAAAGATTGAAAATCCTGGAGATGAACTATTGCAAAACGAATTTTAAAAAGCGTCAATTCGAAGGACTCGTTAATCTTCGTAGAATTGATTTGACACGGAACAACATGCGTAATTTAAATATGACACAATTCCTGATATCCAGCCCGAAACTGAGAGAATTTAATGCAGTGAATTCGGTGGGTTTAACATGCTTCGATAGTCGCTTATTATTTGCCGAAAACAACAGACTGTTATCGTTACTATTATCATGTAGTGTTACTGGACAATTTTCCGCTGAATCGCCGTGTCGTGGTCCACGCGGTTACCTAGACCGAAATTTCTATTTGAGAAAGGACATAACGAACCTGAGGAAGTTGCGCTACttaatgtttgaaataacaagCTCTTTTGTTTTCTTATGCCTGAAGTCGTTCGATCTGTTGCCCGAATCGATGACTCTTATTACTATACGCAATCTTGCAGGAGCGTCTGATATGTATAAGAAACGAACTCTTCATAACGCGTGTGAAAGCCTCATGTGGAATAGGACGTTTCATAAACTAACTTGGTTCGTCCTTGCTGGGACGATTATTGGCAACTGTCCTAGTCGTGTACTCCGTCATATCCTGACTAGAGTTCCTTCACTAGAATACCTCGAACTCTCCAGAAATGGAATTAGACATTTGGATGGAACCACTTTTGAAACAGCCCCCAACTTGAAGTTTCTAAGGCTGAAGCATAACAGACTGACGATGATTCAACCGGGTCTGTTAAAACCATTAAAGAACCTACGCGTCTTGGATTTAGCATCAAATCAACTAAAAACGTTCGATCCTACTGAAATCatgaatttaaaacatttcaaatccaTTTTTCTTCTCGGTAATACATTTGAATGCGATTGTCAACTGAGAAAGTTGCAAAATTGGCTTAAAGAGTTAGGTAGTCGTAGACCAAAGAAGCATTATCATTACGACTTTATTGCAGAAGCCATACACAATCTAACTACGCTCAAACTCCTTTGTAATTCACCAAGAAAACTATCCGGAGTTCCTATCCCAAACTTTCAGTTACATTGGATAGAATGTGACAACCACAAAGATATAGTCATTTCTCTTTCGACATTATGCGTCGCTGCTATTATTATGGCTATTGGGCGAATTGTCGCCAAAAAGCGATGGGAAATCTTTTATTGGTGGATGGTAAAAATCAATCGATTTCTACCGAAACTATTACGTATAGCGACGGTAAGCCGTTCTGATGATATGAAATTTGACGGATTTCTGAGCCATAGCATGGAAGACCTTCAATTTGTCTATTTGGATTTCATACccgaaatagaaaaatccaAAGATTTCGCTTCGAAGTTTTGCATCGAGTTTCGAGACTTTACAATCGGTGCCTACATACAACAGAACAATATCGACGCTATTTACGGGTCTCGGTGGGTCGTGTTTTTGTTGACCGAATCATTCATCGAGGAAAGATGggtagaatttgtaataagcATGGCGGCAAACCGGTGCGTCGAGGAGGGCAATAACATCATACTCGTGCTCGATATCGATCATATACCCGAATCGCGCATGCCCGAATCCTTGCGGACGATCATTTCAAATGTTGTTTACATGAAATACCCGCGAGACGATAAAGCCCGTTCTACGTTTTGGAAAAAGGTTCGCCTTACCCTGATCGGTAAACAGAGAAAATTCATACAACCAGCTAATATGTATCGATCTAACCGCTAA
- the LOC141912121 gene encoding toll-like receptor 2, with protein MHYIGIDNLAGPFNYYLKEQMLRNACESFMWNKTFYKLTWFFLGGTIIGSCPSHVLRHILTRVPSLETLNLSSNGIRHLDINTFEAILNLKFLWLKYNRLTTIQPGLFKPLTNLRVLNLASNQLKTFDPDEIINLRHFISISLLDNTFECDCQLRKLRNWLKELGSRRTKKHYYYDFRAEDQHNRTTIKLVCTSPKKLSGVAIADFQLGWIECDNHKDIIISLSTLCVTVIIIAIGRIVAKKKWQIYYWWMVKINRFLPKLLRIATVSRSDDMKFDGFLSHSMDDLQFVYLNFIPEIEKSKDFASKFCVEFRDFTIGAYIQQNNIDAIYGSRWVVFLLTESFIEERWVEFVISMAANRCVEEGKNIILVLDIDHIPESRMPESLRTIISNVVYMKYPRDDKARSTFWKKVRLTLIGKQKKFIQPANMYRSNR; from the coding sequence ATGCATTATATCGGAATAGACAATCTTGCAGGACCGTTTAATTACTATCTAAAAGAACAAATGCTTCGTAACGCGTGTGAAAGCTTTATGTGGAATAAGACGTTTTATAAACTAACTTGGTTTTTCCTTGGTGGGACGATTATTGGCAGCTGTCCTAGTCATGTACTCCGTCATATCCTCACTAGAGTTCCTTCACTAGAAACACTAAATCTATCCAGTAATGGAATTAGACATTTGGATATAAACACATTTGAAGCAATTCTTAACTTAAAGTTTTTGTGGCTAAAGTATAACAGACTGACTACGATTCAGCCAGGTCTGTTTAAGCCATTAACGAACCTACGCGTTTTGAATTTAGCATCGAATCAACTAAAAACGTTCGATcctgatgaaataattaatttaagacattttatatccatttcTCTTCTCGATAATACATTTGAATGCGATTGTCAACTGAGAAAATTGCGAAATTGGCTAAAAGAGTTAGGTAGTCGTCGAACTAAAAAGCATTACTATTACGACTTTAGGGCAGAAGACCAACACAATCGTACCACGATCAAACTTGTTTGTACTTCACCAAAAAAACTATCCGGAGTTGCTATCGCAGATTTTCAGTTAGGTTGGATAGAATGTGACAACCACAAAGATATAATCATTTCTCTTTCAACTTTATGCGTCACTGTTATTATTATAGCTATTGGGAGAATTGTTGCCAAAAAGAAATGGCAAATTTACTATTGGTGGATGGTAAAAATCAATCGATTTCTACCGAAACTATTACGTATAGCGACGGTAAGCCGTTCTGATGATATGAAATTTGACGGATTTCTGAGCCATAGCATGGATGACCTTCAATTTgtctatttgaatttcatacccgaaatagaaaaatccaAAGATTTCGCTTCGAAGTTTTGCGTCGAGTTTCGAGACTTTACAATCGGTGCCTACATACAACAGAACAATATCGACGCTATTTACGGGTCTCGGTGGGTCGTGTTTTTGTTGACCGAATCATTCATCGAGGAAAGATGggtagaatttgtaataagcATGGCGGCAAACCGGTGCGTCGAGGAGGGCAAAAACATCATACTCGTGCTCGATATCGATCATATACCCGAATCGCGCATGCCCGAATCCTTGCGGACGATCATTTCAAATGTTGTTTACATGAAATACCCGCGAGACGATAAAGCCCGTTCTACGTTTTGGAAAAAGGTTCGCCTTACCCTGATCGGTAAACAGAAAAAATTCATACAACCAGCTAATATGTATCGATCTAACCGCTAA
- the LOC141912201 gene encoding neuropeptides capa receptor-like, whose amino-acid sequence MNYSIALLPNRMFGLRYAHEIRLFFYGYVYLPILLVGTMGSLVIVVVFIKHKRWNKPGVIYMFCLAITDGMYSLLSGIFTWLNRGLASLTDGRYSVNIFGSSQLSCKLLILVVFWCMGASAFITIAMTLERFCAIQFPMHMLRVTRRMRIILLSSAAVLFALLEVRQLFFFEVAAEEVTRKFMCTESRAIDPDIMFSFRFLLMLIGYYVIPSVLLLVINALICWALFRAYRTTTNDRTSLGSGGKRHEKGISITLMAVASIFVLCNPMVSGLFYGYNVDKNPHLLSRQDRSHLVDLYWVASGISYINNATSLPLYVIRLSYFRVHLSEIFCRLCLLKRNRSDSH is encoded by the coding sequence ATGAATTATTCCATCGCGCTGCTGCCAAACCGAATGTTCGGTCTGCGATATGCGCATGAAATTCGTTTATTCTTTTACGGTTACGTGTATTTGCCGATTCTCCTGGTCGGAACTATGGGCAGTTTAGTCATAGTCGTGGTGTTCATCAAACACAAGCGGTGGAACAAACCGGGAGTGATATACATGTTCTGTCTGGCTATCACCGACGGCATGTACTCCCTTCTATCCGGTATATTCACCTGGCTGAATCGAGGCCTAGCCTCGCTTACCGACGGTCGGTACAGCGTCAACATTTTCGGATCAAGTCAACTTAGTTGTAAGTTATTGATATTGGTAGTGTTCTGGTGTATGGGCGCCTCGGCGTTCATCACGATAGCGATGACACTGGAGAGATTCTGTGCCATTCAGTTCCCGATGCATATGTTGCGTGTGACGCGTAGAATGCGTATTATTTTACTGTCGAGCGCCGCTGTCCTGTTCGCCTTACTCGAAGTCAGGCAACTATTCTTTTTCGAAGTGGCCGCGGAGGAAGTCACGCGCAAGTTCATGTGCACAGAAAGTCGCGCAATAGATCCAGATATCATGTTCTCCTTTCGGTTCCTGTTGATGCTGATTGGTTACTACGTCATACCGTCCGTTCTGCTTTTAGTCATCAACGCTCTCATATGTTGGGCGTTGTTCCGCGCGTATCGGACCACGACTAACGACCGGACATCACTCGGCTCGGGCGGCAAGCGACACGAAAAAGGTATCAGTATAACATTGATGGCCGTGGCTTCGATTTTCGTGTTGTGCAATCCGATGGTGTCTGGACTTTTTTACGGATATAACGTCGATAAAAATCCGCATTTATTGAGCCGTCAAGATAGGTCTCATCTGGTAGACTTATACTGGGTTGCCTCCGGTATTTCCTACATCAACAACGCCACCAGTCTCCCTCTTTACGTCATCAGATTGTCCTATTTTCGCGTTCATCTGTCAGAGATTTTCTGCCGTCTGTGTTTACTCAAAAGGAATCGTTCTGACAGCCACTGA